The proteins below come from a single Orcinus orca chromosome 6, mOrcOrc1.1, whole genome shotgun sequence genomic window:
- the LOC101287637 gene encoding 60S ribosomal protein L21, which translates to MTNTKGKRRGTRYMFSRPFRKHGVVPLATYMRIYKKGDIVDIKGMGTVQKGMPHKCYHGKTGRVYNVTQHAVGIIVNKQVKGKILAKRINVRIEHIKHSKSRDSFLKRVKENDQKKKEAKEKGTWVQLKRQPAPPREAHFVRTNGKEPELLEPIPYEFMA; encoded by the coding sequence ATGACCAAcacaaagggaaagaggaggggcaCCCGCTACATGTTCTCTAGGCCTTTTAGAAAACATGGAGTTGTTCCTTTGGCCACATACATGCGAATCTACAAGAAAGGTGATATTGTAGATATCAAGGGAATGGGCACTGTTCAAAAAGGAATGCCCCACAAATGTTACCATGGCAAAACTGGGAGAGTCTACAATGTTACCCAGCATGCTGTTGGCATCATTGTAAACAAACAAGTTAAGGGCAAGATTCTTGCCAAGAGAATTAATGTGCGTATCGAGCATATTAAGCACTCTAAGAGCCGGGATAGCTTCCTGAAACGGGTGaaggaaaatgatcagaaaaagaaggaagccaaAGAGAAAGGTACTTGGGTTCAACTGAAGCGCCAGCCTGCTCCACCCAGAGAAGCACACTTCGTGAGAACCAATGGAAAGGAGCCTGAACTGTTGGAGCCCATTCCCTATGAATTCATGGCATGA